In Henriciella litoralis, the genomic window GGCTTTGCCCATTCGCTCATCCTTCTCTTCATCGGCCGGGCACTTTCAGGCATTTCATCGGCCACCTATTCTACCGCCAACGCCTATATCGCCGACACGACAGAGCCAGAGGAACGCGGCAAGGCGTTTGGCATGATCGGCGCCGCCTTTGGCTTTGGCTTCGTCGTCGGACCGGTGATTGGCGGATTTCTTGGCGATATACACACCCGCCTGCCCTTCTTCGCCGCTGGCGGCCTTGCCTTCCTGAACTTTCTCTACGGATACTTCGTCCTGCCGGAGTCGCTTGCGAAGGAAGACCGGCGCCCGTTCGATATCCGCCGCGCCAATCCCTTCGGCGCGTTCAAACACTTCTCGAAGCTGCCCAAAGTGGCCTGGTTCATTGCGACAATCGGTCTGTTCAGCCTCGCGCATTCGGTCTACCCGTCGACATGGAGCTTCCATGGCGTCATTCGCTATGACTGGAGCGACCGCGAGATTGGCATATCCCTCGCCTGCGTCGGGGCGGGCTCCGCCATCGTTCAGGCCGCGCTGATCGGCCCGATCATCAAGCGCTTTGGACCGGTGCGCACCGCCGCTGGGGGCCTCTTTATCAATGTCGTGGCGCTCGTGCTTTACGCCTTCGCTGACCTGCCCTGGATGGTCTATGCGATCATCCCGATTGGCTCTCTGGGGGGCGTCATGATTCCGGCGATCAACCAGATCACTTCCGGCATTACCTCACGGCGCGAACAGGGCGAGCTTCAGGGCGCGACGGCCAGCCTGCAATCCCTGATGTTGATTTTCAGCCCGATCATCATGACGCAAACCCTGCATGCCTTTTCGGCCGATGACGCACCGATCCATTTTCCGGGCGCCGCCTTCATGCTGGCGGCAATCATCACGGCGCTGGCGGCCATCCCCTTCATCCTTGGCGTGCGCGCAAATCGTGCAAAAGTTTCCGAGCTCACCGCATCTGAATAGGCAAGCTGCGTCTGCCGGAAATCTCAGGCGCGCAGGACTGGTCGAGCGCCGCAG contains:
- a CDS encoding TCR/Tet family MFS transporter, whose amino-acid sequence is MTEAPATKKHGKNAFLFVIVCVAIDMLGFGIIIPVLPSLLMELSGRGASEAVEIGGLIGAVFGLMNFIAMPFLGNLSDRYGRRPVLLASIATLGIDFMIMGFAHSLILLFIGRALSGISSATYSTANAYIADTTEPEERGKAFGMIGAAFGFGFVVGPVIGGFLGDIHTRLPFFAAGGLAFLNFLYGYFVLPESLAKEDRRPFDIRRANPFGAFKHFSKLPKVAWFIATIGLFSLAHSVYPSTWSFHGVIRYDWSDREIGISLACVGAGSAIVQAALIGPIIKRFGPVRTAAGGLFINVVALVLYAFADLPWMVYAIIPIGSLGGVMIPAINQITSGITSRREQGELQGATASLQSLMLIFSPIIMTQTLHAFSADDAPIHFPGAAFMLAAIITALAAIPFILGVRANRAKVSELTASE